The uncultured Fusobacterium sp. genome window below encodes:
- the hutX gene encoding heme utilization cystosolic carrier protein HutX, translating to MKEKIQKLLSENEKISLGKIAEELNISLIEVLRNAPTVRKYPIEKREELFEILRGWEKVFLLVVTPNFVLEIKDKFPKGFYAHGYLNFHDNDSSIGGHLSVDKIKEIFLVEDNMFGRKSCSIRFYGEDEKEIFAIYVPRDEKKELIKEYLECFYKLA from the coding sequence ATGAAAGAAAAAATTCAAAAATTATTATCTGAAAATGAAAAAATATCATTAGGGAAAATAGCAGAGGAGTTGAATATATCTCTTATAGAAGTTTTAAGAAATGCACCAACAGTAAGAAAATATCCTATTGAAAAAAGGGAAGAATTATTTGAAATATTAAGAGGTTGGGAAAAAGTATTCTTGTTAGTTGTAACTCCTAACTTTGTATTAGAGATAAAAGATAAATTTCCAAAAGGTTTTTATGCTCATGGATATTTAAACTTCCATGATAATGATTCTTCTATTGGAGGACACCTAAGTGTAGATAAAATAAAAGAGATTTTTTTAGTAGAAGATAATATGTTTGGTAGAAAAAGTTGCTCTATAAGATTTTATGGAGAAGACGAGAAAGAGATATTTGCTATTTATGTACCAAGAGATGAGAAAAAAGAATTGATAAAAGAGTATTTAGAGTGTTTTTATAAGCTAGCATAG
- a CDS encoding YbaN family protein, with protein MFKHFLFILGVISLILGTLGIFLPLLPTTPFLILSAYCFSKSSKKFHKALLENKIFGQYIRDYQEKKGISLKNKIIAISTLVITIGFSLMKITSPHLKIFLIIVFMGVSIHIIKVKTLN; from the coding sequence ATGTTTAAACATTTTCTTTTTATCTTAGGAGTAATATCTTTAATACTAGGAACTTTAGGTATTTTTTTACCACTATTACCTACTACTCCATTTTTAATTTTAAGTGCCTATTGCTTTAGTAAATCTTCTAAGAAATTTCATAAAGCTCTTTTAGAAAATAAAATTTTTGGCCAATATATAAGAGATTACCAAGAAAAGAAAGGAATTAGTTTGAAAAATAAAATTATTGCTATTTCTACTTTAGTTATTACTATTGGTTTCTCTTTAATGAAAATCACTAGTCCACACCTAAAAATATTTTTAATAATTGTATTTATGGGAGTTTCTATTCATATTATAAAAGTTAAAACTCTTAATTAA
- a CDS encoding coproporphyrinogen-III oxidase family protein — protein sequence MFEKRYKSHHDVKEIINKLTTKKIVTPFSFNKILNEIPEDKEAGIYVHTPYCDKICSFCNMNRKQVTENLDDYVNYLCKEFEKYGKKRYVQSKEITTIFFGGGTPTIYKEHQLEKILSNLIKNFNISANCEFTFETTLHNLTLKKLAIMEKYGVNRLSIGIQTFSNRGRKLLNRTYEQEKVIERIKEIQENFKGLICIDIIYNYLDESLEEIENDAKIVCKLGVDSVSFYSLMIHEGSNLSKALNENKLNFNYQLYRDKELHHTFLEKTLNNGYKLLEHTKITNGKDEYRYIKNINSFSDLFAIGVGAGGRVKNIEYFNLNKLITFYAKDSDFKYRVKKLSGILQYPEVSLSEIRNLTGDNIYPEILKLLQEFKKSKYIEFFEDSFKYTIDGIFWGNSIVASLVRKMIELKR from the coding sequence ATGTTTGAGAAAAGATATAAATCACATCATGATGTAAAAGAAATTATTAACAAATTAACAACCAAAAAAATTGTGACACCTTTTTCGTTTAATAAAATATTAAATGAAATTCCAGAGGATAAAGAAGCTGGAATATATGTGCATACGCCATATTGCGATAAAATTTGTTCATTTTGTAATATGAATAGAAAACAAGTAACAGAAAATTTGGATGATTATGTTAATTACCTTTGTAAAGAGTTTGAAAAATATGGTAAAAAAAGATATGTACAATCAAAAGAGATTACTACAATATTTTTTGGTGGTGGAACTCCTACTATATACAAAGAACATCAATTAGAAAAAATATTATCTAATCTTATTAAAAATTTTAATATTTCAGCTAATTGTGAATTTACATTTGAAACTACTCTTCATAATTTAACATTAAAAAAATTAGCTATTATGGAAAAATATGGAGTAAATAGACTTAGTATTGGTATACAAACTTTTTCAAATAGAGGGAGAAAACTTTTAAATAGAACTTATGAACAAGAAAAAGTTATTGAAAGAATAAAAGAAATTCAAGAAAATTTTAAAGGACTTATTTGTATTGATATTATTTATAATTATTTAGATGAAAGTTTAGAAGAAATAGAAAATGATGCTAAAATTGTTTGTAAATTAGGAGTAGATAGTGTGAGTTTTTATTCTTTGATGATACATGAAGGCTCAAATCTTTCTAAAGCTTTGAATGAAAATAAGCTTAATTTTAACTATCAACTATATAGAGATAAAGAATTACATCATACTTTTTTAGAAAAAACATTAAATAATGGATATAAATTATTAGAACACACTAAAATAACAAATGGAAAAGATGAATATAGATATATAAAAAATATAAATTCGTTCTCAGATTTATTTGCTATAGGAGTTGGGGCTGGAGGAAGAGTAAAAAATATTGAATATTTTAATCTAAATAAACTTATAACTTTTTATGCTAAAGATTCTGATTTTAAATACAGAGTAAAAAAACTTTCTGGAATACTTCAATATCCTGAGGTTAGCTTAAGTGAAATTAGAAATTTAACTGGAGATAATATCTATCCTGAAATATTAAAATTATTGCAAGAATTTAAAAAAAGTAAATATATAGAATTTTTTGAAGATTCTTTTAAATATACAATAGATGGAATATTTTGGGGCAATAGTATAGTAGCAAGTTTAGTGAGAAAGATGATAGAATTAAAGAGGTGA